The DNA segment TTACCCTTTGTCTATGGCCAACACTGGCTCGACGCTGGCGCATTGCCAGTCTTTATTCTGCTCTGTTTAAGTGGCCTAACTCGCCCCTTAGGCGAGGCCGCAAGCCAATTGCTGATTTCCTGCGAGCTTAGCAAACTCAACTTAGTCGCCAATGCTAGTTTTATTGGCCTACTGGCCATGAGTATCAGCCTAGGCACCCTGTGGGGGCTAGAAGGCGTCGCCATGGGCATCTTCCTCTGTTATCTGATTTGTATGCCTTTGTTCGCCTATTTTGTGATGAAACCCACCGCACAAAAACTGCGTTTACCCACTTTATCCCCTTCATTAGGAGGTTCATTATGATCCCTACCGTCTCTGTCGTGATGCCGGTCTATAATGTGGAAGCTTTTGTATCAAAAGCCATTTCCTCTGTATTAGCTCAAAGTTTTACGGATTTTGAGCTAATCATAGTCAATGACTGTGCCACCGATAATAGCCTTGCCCGCTGTAAACAATTTTGCGACAGCCGCATTCGACTGGTGCAGCACGCCGTGAATAAGGGGTTAGCCGCCGCGCGCAATACCGGCATTCGCCATGCGATTGGTCGCTATGTCGCCTTTATCGATTCGGACGACCTCTGGCATCCAGATAAGTTAAAGCTGCATGTGGATCACCTACAAAAGTCGCCTAAAGTCGGGATAAGCTTCTCGCGCTCAAGCTTTATCGATTATCGGGGCAACCCGATCAATTTTTACCAGATGCCGCAGCTCACAGACATTGATGCTGGCCATTTGCTGTGCCGCAACCCGGTGGGTAATGGCTCAGCGCCGGTGATCCGCCGCGAGACCTTAAATGACATTCGCTTCCAAGCGCTGAACCACAGCGAACATTACACTTGTTATTTCGATGAACAATTTCGCCAATCGGAAGATATCGAGTGTTGGTTTCGCATCGTGGCGACAACCCAGTGGCAAATGGAGGGGATCCCCGAGCCATTAACTTACTATCGCTTAAACCACGGCGGCTTGTCGGCGAATTTAGTGAAACAACTGGCATCCTGGGAGCAAATGGTCACTAAGGCGCGCCGCTATGCTCCTAAGATATTGCTAAAGCATGAAAATGCCGCCAGAGCCTATCAGCTTCGCTATTTAGCCAGACAAGCCATTCGCCTAGGCGATGGCCGTATGGCGAAAAATTTAGTCAATCAAGCGTTGCTGACTTCGCCGCAGATCTTAATCAAGGAAACCAATCGCACCCTGACCACGCTGGTCGCGGCCTATCTGCAATGGCTAATGCCCCGCGGTATATATCAAATGTGCGAAACCCTTGGGCAAAAGTACCTAGGCTATCGCCAACGTATGCAAATCAAACGTGATGGGGTGACGGCAAGCTTACTCACGACCCAATTAAAATGAGATAAATGGCAGTATTAACCGTGACACATTTATCGTTTGCAGATTTAAGGCGGCTCATACAGCCGCCTTGCTTTTGTCGTAAGCCGCACTCTATGACTTTGATATTGATTTCGAACCTTTGTTTTCAAGCATTGGTGATGAAGACAATAACAACGCCTGAGATAGTCACTCCCTAGCCGATACTTCCATCTCAAAGGATTTGCAGCATGCAAAGCAAACTGCGAAAAACCACTTAGCCTATCAAACAAAAACACCTTAGCCATTGTTTTTAAATAAGTTATCAATCTGGCCTGCATTATGCTTTGTGACTCTTGCCAAGCGCACAACTAAGCCGTTATCGAGCGTACCTACTTGGCACTAAGCGAAATGCATGGAGGTCATGATGAATACTCAGAACTCGACTCAAGTACGCTGGTCTATTCGACTCTTCGATAGCGCAGTGGCGGCGTTGGCCCTATTGATCTGCTTGCCCTTTATCCTTGGCGTTTGTGTGTTTCGTAAGCTTCAGGCACAAAGCGTATTCGAACGCGTATATGTACATGGCGCTCAAGGCCAAGTGGGTCTGTGGCAATTTGCCTATCAAGGTGCGGGGTATCGCCTGCCGCAAGTGCTGAATCTAATCAAAGGAGACATTGGCCTGTTGGGCGCTGAAGCGCAGTTTGCCATCGAACCTTTAATCCATGCTCCAGAAGAAACCCGTATCTCTCGGATCGGGATTTTCTCGATTAGTGCCATGCAGCGCCGTATGGGGATAGAGTTTGAGTCCAGCGAGCAAAGTTTAGTTAACGCCTATAGCAACCTCAGTCGTTACCTCCTTGCACTAGCGAGCGCCATACTGAATCGTCTTATGACCTCAGAGTCACGCTCACACGCAAGTCAAGTCACAATTTTTGGCGTGACCATGCGTAATCTCAGCATGAATCAAATGCTGGATATGCTCGTACAACAAGCGCAGCGGACAAAGCATCACTTAACCCCGTTTGCCTTTGTGAATGCCGACTGTTTAAACAAAGCCTATTGCGATCCTCAATATCATCAAAAACTCAATGAGTGCGAGGC comes from the Shewanella seohaensis genome and includes:
- a CDS encoding glycosyltransferase is translated as MIPTVSVVMPVYNVEAFVSKAISSVLAQSFTDFELIIVNDCATDNSLARCKQFCDSRIRLVQHAVNKGLAAARNTGIRHAIGRYVAFIDSDDLWHPDKLKLHVDHLQKSPKVGISFSRSSFIDYRGNPINFYQMPQLTDIDAGHLLCRNPVGNGSAPVIRRETLNDIRFQALNHSEHYTCYFDEQFRQSEDIECWFRIVATTQWQMEGIPEPLTYYRLNHGGLSANLVKQLASWEQMVTKARRYAPKILLKHENAARAYQLRYLARQAIRLGDGRMAKNLVNQALLTSPQILIKETNRTLTTLVAAYLQWLMPRGIYQMCETLGQKYLGYRQRMQIKRDGVTASLLTTQLK